In a single window of the Desulfovibrio sp. ZJ209 genome:
- a CDS encoding type I restriction enzyme HsdR N-terminal domain-containing protein — MEFNEGLTSLANRAQKMKPSLSTEEATKTACVLPFIRLLGYDVFNPLEVVPEFVADVADRKGEKVDYAILNSEGKPIILIECKACGCMLNSDNCEQLHRYFTTVDARIGVLTDGLRYLFFSDLEEYKKMDSRPFMEIDLENIDATLIPELAKLRKDAFDLETALGTAKELKYNRQIKNLLLAQMEEPSEGFVDFFVRELYAGRATKNVREQFAAFVKRAFSEFVEERVDARLKSAIAAAPKKAEAAVPTPAPAAEKVVTTEEEWQGYFLVKSLLMGVVDPARVFIRDAQSYCNVLLDDSRLKPLMRMYFNNPERMRIELIGENKEKTMVDIAGLDDILQYAEAIRDTARRYDAQ, encoded by the coding sequence ATGGAATTCAATGAAGGGCTGACAAGCCTCGCCAACCGCGCGCAAAAAATGAAGCCCAGCCTCAGCACGGAAGAGGCCACCAAGACAGCCTGCGTGCTGCCGTTCATTCGCCTTTTGGGCTATGATGTTTTCAACCCTCTGGAGGTCGTGCCGGAGTTTGTGGCGGACGTGGCTGACAGGAAGGGGGAAAAGGTCGACTACGCCATCCTTAACAGTGAAGGCAAGCCCATCATCCTCATTGAGTGCAAGGCGTGCGGTTGCATGCTCAACAGCGACAACTGCGAGCAACTGCACCGCTATTTCACAACCGTGGACGCTCGCATAGGCGTTTTGACGGACGGGCTGCGCTACCTCTTCTTCTCCGACCTGGAGGAATACAAGAAGATGGACAGCCGCCCCTTCATGGAAATTGACCTCGAGAACATCGACGCCACCCTGATTCCCGAGCTCGCCAAGCTCCGCAAGGATGCCTTTGACCTTGAAACCGCCCTCGGCACCGCCAAGGAGCTCAAGTACAACCGCCAGATAAAGAACCTGCTGCTGGCCCAGATGGAGGAACCCAGCGAGGGCTTTGTGGACTTCTTCGTGCGCGAACTCTATGCGGGCCGGGCCACCAAGAACGTGCGCGAGCAGTTCGCGGCCTTTGTGAAGCGCGCTTTTAGCGAATTTGTGGAGGAGCGGGTGGACGCCCGGCTCAAGTCCGCCATCGCCGCCGCGCCCAAGAAGGCCGAGGCGGCCGTCCCCACACCGGCCCCAGCCGCGGAGAAGGTGGTGACCACAGAGGAGGAATGGCAGGGGTACTTCCTGGTCAAGTCCCTCCTCATGGGCGTGGTCGACCCTGCCCGCGTCTTTATCCGCGACGCGCAGAGCTATTGCAACGTGCTTCTGGACGACAGCCGCCTCAAGCCACTCATGCGCATGTACTTCAACAACCCCGAGCGCATGCGCATCGAGCTTATTGGCGAAAACAAGGAAAAGACCATGGTGGACATCGCCGGGCTGGATGACATCCTGCAATATGCGGAGGCCATCCGGGACACGGCCCGGCGCTACGACGCCC